In Pseudomonas sp. MYb327, one DNA window encodes the following:
- the rpsB gene encoding 30S ribosomal protein S2 has translation MSQVNMRDMLKAGVHFGHQTRYWNPKMGKYIFGARNKIHIINLEKTLPMFNEALTFVERLAQGKNKILFVGTKRSAGKIVAEEAARCGSPYVDHRWLGGMLTNFKTIRASIKRLRDLEVQAEDGTFAKLTKKEALMRSRDLEKLDRSLGGIKDMGGLPDALFVIDVDHERIAITEANKLGIPVIGVVDTNSSPEGVDYIIPGNDDAIRAIQLYMGSMADAVIRGRNNVAGGTVEFAAEETQAAAE, from the coding sequence ATGTCCCAAGTCAACATGCGCGATATGCTGAAGGCCGGTGTGCACTTCGGTCACCAGACCCGTTACTGGAACCCGAAAATGGGTAAGTACATTTTCGGCGCGCGTAACAAGATCCACATCATCAACCTTGAAAAAACCCTGCCAATGTTCAACGAAGCTCTGACTTTCGTAGAGCGTCTGGCCCAGGGCAAAAACAAGATTCTGTTCGTCGGCACCAAGCGTTCCGCTGGCAAGATCGTTGCTGAAGAAGCAGCACGTTGCGGTTCGCCGTACGTCGATCACCGCTGGTTGGGCGGCATGCTGACCAACTTCAAAACCATCCGTGCTTCCATCAAGCGTCTGCGTGACCTTGAAGTGCAAGCCGAAGACGGTACTTTCGCCAAGCTGACCAAGAAAGAAGCGCTGATGCGCTCCCGTGACCTGGAAAAGCTGGATCGTTCCCTGGGTGGTATCAAGGACATGGGCGGTCTGCCAGACGCTCTGTTCGTTATCGACGTTGATCACGAGCGCATCGCGATCACCGAAGCCAACAAGCTGGGCATCCCGGTTATCGGCGTAGTCGATACCAACAGCAGCCCGGAAGGCGTTGACTACATCATCCCAGGTAACGATGACGCAATCCGCGCTATCCAGCTGTACATGGGTTCGATGGCTGACGCTGTTATCCGTGGTCGCAACAACGTTGCCGGCGGCACCGTAGAGTTCGCAGCTGAAGAAACTCAGGCTGCAGCTGAGTAA
- the map gene encoding type I methionyl aminopeptidase, which produces MTVTLKTPEDIAKMRVAGKLAADVLEMIAEHVKPGVTTDQLNQICHDYIVNEQQAIPAPLNYKGYPKSICTSINHVVCHGIPNDKPLKDGDTLNIDVTVIKDGYHGDTSRMFHVGSVPVWAERLSQVTQECMYKAIEIVKPGCRLGDIGEIIQKHAEKNGFSVVREFCGHGIGKVFHEEPQILHYGRAGTGMELQAGMTFTIEPMINQGKADTKVLGDGWTAITKDRKLSAQWEHTLLVTETGYEIFTLRSDDTIARVSV; this is translated from the coding sequence ATGACCGTCACCCTCAAAACCCCCGAGGACATCGCGAAAATGCGCGTTGCCGGCAAACTGGCGGCCGATGTGCTGGAAATGATTGCCGAACATGTCAAACCGGGCGTCACCACTGATCAGCTGAACCAGATCTGCCACGACTATATCGTCAACGAACAGCAAGCCATCCCTGCACCGCTTAACTACAAGGGCTATCCGAAGTCGATTTGCACGTCGATCAACCACGTGGTCTGCCACGGTATCCCGAACGACAAGCCGTTGAAGGATGGCGACACCCTGAACATCGACGTCACCGTCATCAAGGACGGTTACCACGGCGACACCAGCCGCATGTTCCACGTCGGCAGCGTACCGGTCTGGGCCGAGCGCCTGTCGCAAGTGACGCAGGAATGCATGTACAAGGCGATCGAGATCGTCAAGCCCGGCTGCCGCCTCGGCGACATCGGCGAAATTATCCAGAAGCACGCTGAAAAGAACGGTTTCTCGGTAGTTCGCGAATTTTGCGGTCACGGTATCGGCAAGGTCTTCCACGAAGAGCCACAAATTCTGCACTACGGTCGCGCAGGCACCGGCATGGAGCTGCAAGCAGGCATGACCTTCACAATCGAGCCGATGATCAACCAGGGCAAAGCCGACACCAAGGTACTGGGCGACGGCTGGACCGCGATCACCAAGGACCGCAAGTTGTCGGCACAGTGGGAGCACACTCTGCTGGTCACCGAGACAGGCTACGAGATCTTCACCCTGCGCAGCGACGACACTATCGCGCGCGTTTCGGTCTGA